The DNA segment CCGTCGGGCAGTGGCTGCGGGTGGACTTCGACCATCCGGTGAGCAACGCCGTCATCACCGTGACCCCCAGCGCGACCGCCGTCGGCGCCCAGGTCCGCCGCATCCTGATCGAGACCGCCAACGGCAGCACCACCCTGCGGTTCGACGAGACCGGCAAACCGCTCACCGCGGCGCTGCCGTACGGCGAAACCCCCTGGGTGCGCGTCACCGCGGCCGCCACCGACGACGGGTCCGCCGGTGTCCAGTTCGGTATCACCGATCTGGCGATCACCCAATACGATGCGTCCGGGTTCGCCCATCCGGTCCAGCTGCGACATACCGCGCTGGTTCCCGGGCCGCCGCCCGGCTCGGCGATCGCGGGCTGGGACCTGGGCTCGGAACTGTTGGGCAGACCAGGCTGTGCGCCGGGACCCGACAGCGTGCGCTGCGCCGCGTCGATGGCCCTGGCACCCGAAGAGCCGGTCACTCTCAGCCGCACGCTGACCGTGCCGACCCCGGTATCGGTAACCCCGACGGTGTGGGTGCGGCCGCGGCAGGGCCCCAAGCTGGCCGATCTGATCGCCGAGCCCGACACGACCCGGGCCAACGGTGATTCCGACCTGGTCGACATCCTCGGCTCCGCGTACGCGGCCACCGATGGCGACCCGGCCACCGCGTGGACCGCGCCGCAACGAGTGGTGCAACGCAAGACCCCGCCGACGCTGACGCTCCGACTCCCCCGGCGCACCGAGGTGACCGGACTGCGCGTGCTCCCCAGCCGGTCGGCCGTGCCCGCCCACCCCACGATGCTGGCCGTCGACCTGGGCGGCGGGCCCCAGGTGCGCGCGGTGAATCCGAACTCCGGACCTCAGACCCTGGCTCTGCAGCCGCGCGTCACCGACACGGTCTCGCTCAGCCTGCTCGACTGGGACGACGTCATCGACCGCAACGCGCTGGGTTTCGATCAGCTCAAGCCGCCCGGGCTAGCCGAGGTCGAGGTGCTGGGCGCCGACGGCAATCCGGTGGCACCCGCCGACGCCGCCGGTAACCGAGCGCGGGAGATCACCGTCGACTGCGACCACGGCCCGGTCATCGCGATGTCGGGCCGGTTTGTGCACACCTGGATCCGGACCACGGTCGGCGCGCTGCTGGACGGTGAGCCGGTGCCCGCGGTCACCTGCGACGGCGATCCGATCGCGCTGCCCGCGGGGCAGCAGGAGTTGTTGATCAGCCCGGGCGCGGAGTTTGTGGTGGACGGTGTCCGGCTTTCTGTAGTAGGCGCGGACGAATTTCCCGGTGCCACACCTATTCCCGCTGATACCGGTGCATGGGGTCCGTCCCACCGCGAGGTACGGGCGGCCGCGTCGGCCACCGCCCGGGTGCTGGTGATACCGGAGAGCATCAACCCGGGTTGGGTGGCGCGCACCGGCACCGGGGTTCGGCTGACGCCCGTCGCCGTCAACGGATGGCAGCAGGGCTGGGTGGTGCCCGCGGGGGACCCCGGCATCATCACGCTGACGTTCGCCTCCAACTCGCTGTACCGGGCGGGTCTGGCGGTGGGGCTGGCCCTGCTGCCGCTGCTTGCGTTGCTGACCTTGTGGCGGGGGCGGCGCCAGGCCGACGACCCACCTTCACGGCCCTGGACGCCCGGCTACTGGGCCGTGGCAGCGGTGCTGGGTGCCGGTGCGGCGATCGCCGGCGTGGCCGGGGTGGTGGTGGTCGGCGCGGCGCTTGGTCTGCAGTACGCGTTGCGCCACCGACAGCGGCTGCGCGACGGGGTGACCGCCGTGCTGAGTGCGGGTGGGCTGATCTTGGCCGGGGCGGTGTTGTCCCGCCATCCATGGCGTTCGGTCGAGGGCTACGCCGGGCACTGGGCGAGCGTTCAACTGCTGGCACTGATTTCGCTCGCGGCGGTGGCCGCATCCGTGGTGCTGCGCGCCCGTCGGGTGGACCGCTCGAGCGAGGACTGAATCGATCTTGGCTACCGGTTTTCCGGCTGGTTGACTGGACGTGCGGGTTGACATGGAGACGCCGTCATCCGAGGAGTTGCGGCCATGGGATGGTTTTCGGCACCCGACTACTGGCTGGGCCGATGGCTGCTGGAGCGCGGCACGGCGACCATCTATCTGATTGCGTTCGTCGCGGCTGCTCGGCAGTTCCGACCACTCATCGGGGAACGCGGGATGCTACCGGTCCCAGCGTATTTGGAGGGGCGATCCTTCTGGCGAACTCCGAGCCTGTTTCATCTGCACTACTCCGATCGGCTGTTCGCAGGCGTCTCGTGGTTGGGCGCGGCGGTGGCGGCGGCGATCGTCGCCGGTGCCGCCGACCTTGCGCCGTTGTGGGCGGCGATGCTGATGTGGTTGACGCTGTGGGTGCTCTACCTGTCGATCGTCAACGTCGGGCAGACGTGGTACGGGTTTGGCTGGGAGTCCTTGTTACTCGAAACCGGATTCCTGATGATCTTCCTGGGCAACGGCCGAATTGCCCCACCATTGCTGACGTTGTGGCTGGCGCGCTGGCTGCTGTTCCGGGTCGAGTTTGGCGCCGGACTGATCAAGCTGCGCGGCGACCCGTGCTGGCGGAACCTGACATGCCTGTACTACCACCACGAAACTCAGCCGATGCCCGGGCCGCTGAGCTGGTTCTTCCATCATCTGCCCAAGCCGCTGCACCGGATTGAGGTGGCGGGCAACCATTTTGCCCAGCTGGTAGTCCCGTTTGGGTTGTTTGCTCCGCAACCGGTGGCGAGCGTGGCCGCGGCGATCGTCATCGTCACCCAGCTGTGGTTGGTGGCGTCCGGAAACTTCGCCTGGCTGAACTGGCTGACAATCATTCTGGCGTGCGGCACCATCGACGACGCGTCGGCCGCGGCGTTGGTGCCGATCCCGACGCACTCGCCTGTTTCGGGCCCGCCACTGTGGTTCGCCGTACTGGTGATGGCGTTCACGGTGACGGTGCTGGTTCTGAGCTATTGGCCGGTGCGCAACATGGCGTCGTCGCGCCAGCGAATGAACATGTCGTTCAACCCCTTTCATTTGGTGAACACCTATGGCGCATTCGGCAGCATCGGGCGGATCCGTCATGAGGTGGTGATCGAAGGCACCGATGAGGCTGAGATCACCGAGCACACGGTGTGGAAGGAGTACGGGTTCAAGGGCAAGCCCGGTGCCGTGCGGCGGCTGCCACCGCAATGGGCCCCCTATCATCTGCGGTTGGATTGGCTGATGTGGTTCGCCGCCATCTCGCCGGGGTATGCGCTGCCGTGGATGACGCCGCTGCTGACGCGGCTATTGCGCAACGATCCACCGACACTGCGCCTGCTGCGCCACAATCCGTTCCCCGACGCCCCGCCCCGGTATGTGCGGGCCCAGCTCTACGAGTACCGGTTCACGACGGCAGCCGAGCTGCGGCGCGATCACGCATGGTGGCATCGCACGCTGGTTGGGCACTATGTCCCGCCGGTGTCGCTGCGGAAGGTCCGGCACGGGTGATCGGTCAGCTCCCCGGAAATCTCCCGTCGCGCAGTACTTTTGATAGAAGACGGCTTCGGCGCCGACAGATGATGGACCTCGCAGTAATAGCCGCCCACCGTACAGCCCGGGGCGCTGCACCCACGCTCGTTGGCGTACAAGACTATTCGCTGGGCCGGGGAGGCCAACCGCTTGCT comes from the Mycobacterium shinjukuense genome and includes:
- a CDS encoding lipase maturation factor family protein, which encodes MGWFSAPDYWLGRWLLERGTATIYLIAFVAAARQFRPLIGERGMLPVPAYLEGRSFWRTPSLFHLHYSDRLFAGVSWLGAAVAAAIVAGAADLAPLWAAMLMWLTLWVLYLSIVNVGQTWYGFGWESLLLETGFLMIFLGNGRIAPPLLTLWLARWLLFRVEFGAGLIKLRGDPCWRNLTCLYYHHETQPMPGPLSWFFHHLPKPLHRIEVAGNHFAQLVVPFGLFAPQPVASVAAAIVIVTQLWLVASGNFAWLNWLTIILACGTIDDASAAALVPIPTHSPVSGPPLWFAVLVMAFTVTVLVLSYWPVRNMASSRQRMNMSFNPFHLVNTYGAFGSIGRIRHEVVIEGTDEAEITEHTVWKEYGFKGKPGAVRRLPPQWAPYHLRLDWLMWFAAISPGYALPWMTPLLTRLLRNDPPTLRLLRHNPFPDAPPRYVRAQLYEYRFTTAAELRRDHAWWHRTLVGHYVPPVSLRKVRHG